The Planctellipticum variicoloris DNA window GCGCCTTGCCGATCGGTTTGCGCAAGCGCTCAACCAGTTCGCCGGAGACCTTTGCGAACGCCTCCCGGCTGACTTTGATGCGTTTGGCGTCCTCGCGAAGCTCACCGTTCTCTTCTGGAACGCGGACGACGGCCAGTTCCTCGGTGAGAAACGCCCGCTTGGCGCGTTCGCATTCTTCGCGCAGCCGCGCAACCAGCAGTGGAGTTTTGTGTTCGGCGGTTTCCAGCGCCATCCCGAGTTGCTTGAGGACGGTGGCGACCAGGCGGTCGGTGAAGTCTTCGCCTCCCAGGAAGCTTTCGCCGGCGGTGGAAATGATTTCCAGCGTCCCTTCGAAGATCTGCATCAGCGTCACGTCGAACGTGCCGCCGCCGAGGTCGATGATGATGAGCTTCTTGTCGGCGTCGCGGTCGTGGAAGCCGTAGGTGAGGGCGGCCGCGGTCGGCTCGTTGATGATCCGGCGGACTTTGAGCCCGGCGAGTTCGCCGGCGTGTTTGGTGGCTTTGCGCTGGAAGTCGTTGAAGTAGGCCGGGACGGTGATGACCGCTTCGGTGACCGGGCCGCCCAGAGCGGCTTCGGCGTCTTCGCGGAGCGAGCGGAGGACGAGGCTGGAGAGTTCCGGCGCGGAGAAGGTTTTGCCGGCCAGCGAGACGTTGCGATTGGTGCCCATCAACCGCTTGAACGCCGAGGCGCAGCGATCGGGGCTGGTGACGCGCAGTTCTTTCGCGGGAGCGCCGACGACGACCTGACCGTCCTGGAGAATGCCGACGACGGACGGCGTGAGAACGTCGCCGTGCGCGTTGCGGATCAGCTCGGGCTGACCGTTGCGAAACACGGCGCAGAGGGAGTTGGTCGTTCCCAGATCGATGCCGACAACATATTCCACGACCGACAGGCCCTCGGACGGTGACAGCCGCTGCCGCAGCTTGGGGAAGTACGCCACTGGTCGACAGGATACCAGTTCGCCCCGGCGGTTCGCAAAGGGCGTTCGCGGGTGAGGAGCCGAATCCGTCGCCTGGAAGCCCGCCAACGGAGAATCGCGACCGGGCGATTGAGTCCCGATCGTCGCACCGGCTACACTTCGTTGCCGGACCGCGGTGCGGGGGCTGGCCAAAACTCGTATTGCCGTAATCATTTCCGGGTTGGTCGCCAGTCGGTCGTCCGTTGCTTGAGAGTTCAGTCCCGATGCCTGCCCCGGAACCGAGTCCCGCCGCCAGTCCGGAGCATGCCCCGTGGATTCGGGCGGCGGATGTCGGCATCGCGTTCGCCGGCCAGCCCGCGCTGCGAAACGTCACCTGCGAAATTCGCCGTGGTGAGTTCGTGTCGATTCTTGGCCCGTCGGGGTGCGGCAAGTCGACGTTTCTGCGGATGCTCGCCGGGCTGATCGCGCCCGGTGCGGGGACGCTGACCGTGGCGGGTGCGAGTC harbors:
- a CDS encoding Hsp70 family protein translates to MEYVVGIDLGTTNSLCAVFRNGQPELIRNAHGDVLTPSVVGILQDGQVVVGAPAKELRVTSPDRCASAFKRLMGTNRNVSLAGKTFSAPELSSLVLRSLREDAEAALGGPVTEAVITVPAYFNDFQRKATKHAGELAGLKVRRIINEPTAAALTYGFHDRDADKKLIIIDLGGGTFDVTLMQIFEGTLEIISTAGESFLGGEDFTDRLVATVLKQLGMALETAEHKTPLLVARLREECERAKRAFLTEELAVVRVPEENGELREDAKRIKVSREAFAKVSGELVERLRKPIGKALRDAGTGPDEVDDVILVGGATRMPIVRETVRELFGREPLCTFNPDEVVGLGAAVQAALIADDAAVDDMVMTDVCPFTLGIETAKQFAHQTMDGYYTPIIHRNTTIPVSREEFFGTMTASQTEILLQIYQGESRRVKDNLKLGELKVTGIPAGPPGQQIGVRFTYDLNGILEVEAYIPETGRRFVTVLTNHARHMSEAEVAAAVERLRAVKFYPRDDVKNQRLLLFVERIIGEVPPMERQTLEETLTAFEAAMAAGDREQFAAVRQGLLVVLSSLGIEYDDYREQPDAEN